The Pseudomonadota bacterium DNA segment GTGAAGACAAAATCAGATGCCGGCAACAGATAACATATTTCAAGGGCAGCGGCTTTTTGACAGGACCGCAGCGATACTTTTCCTGGCAGCATTTGCAGTCAGGGCGCTGCATATATTTTTCATATCGCAGAACAGCCCGTTTATTGATGTGTTGCCCGGAGATCTCGGGGCCTATCATTCCTGGGCGAAATCAATTGTCAGCCAGGGTTGGATCGGCAAGGATATTTTCTACCAGGACCCACTGTATCCCTATTTTCTGGCGATGGTTTATACCCTCATCGGCGAGAAATTTGTCTTGATCTATCTCCTTCAAGCTCTGCTTGGCGCGGTTACTGCGGCGATGATTTATCTGGCAGGGAAACAAATGTTTTCAAAAAATACAGGTCTTGTCAGCGGAACTCTCTTTGCATTCTATGCCCCGGCGATTTTTTTTGACGGGCTTCTTCTCAAGGTAAGCCTTTCAGCCTTTTTATGTATGGCCTGTTTCTGCCTGCTGATTATTTTCAGGGGCAGTAAACAGCAGTGGCGAAGCCTGATCGGCGCCGGGATCTGCTTTGGACTTGCGGTGCTGACCCGCGCGAATTTTCTGCTGCTGGCGCCGGTGATTGTTGCGGTTCTGGTGTTTTCTGATTTCCGCAAGATCCGCAAAGGGGTTGTTTCTGCAGTTTTTTTTACGGCGGGCACAGTGATGATTCTCTTTCCGGTGGTGCTCAGAAATTATTATGTCAGCGGTTCCCTGGTCGTCACCACCGCCCAGGCTGGCCAGAATTTTTTTATCGGCCAGAACCCTCGGGCCACCGGGACCTATATCGGACTGCCGTTTGTGCGGCCGGATCCCCTGTATGAAAGGCTGGATTTTCAAAATGAGGCGCAGCGGAGGCTCGGCAAAACCCTGAGCCCCCCAGAAGTCTCGCAATACTGGTTCGCACAAGGCATGGCTTTTATCCGCGAGAACCCGACAGCCTTTCTGCGGCTTACCTGGACGAAATTCCGATTGTTTTTTAATAATTACGAGATGCCGGACAACCATAACTTTTATTTTCATAAAAAATATTCCCATGTCCTCAACCTGCTGCCGGTATCCTTTTATCTT contains these protein-coding regions:
- a CDS encoding glycosyltransferase family 39 protein; its protein translation is MPATDNIFQGQRLFDRTAAILFLAAFAVRALHIFFISQNSPFIDVLPGDLGAYHSWAKSIVSQGWIGKDIFYQDPLYPYFLAMVYTLIGEKFVLIYLLQALLGAVTAAMIYLAGKQMFSKNTGLVSGTLFAFYAPAIFFDGLLLKVSLSAFLCMACFCLLIIFRGSKQQWRSLIGAGICFGLAVLTRANFLLLAPVIVAVLVFSDFRKIRKGVVSAVFFTAGTVMILFPVVLRNYYVSGSLVVTTAQAGQNFFIGQNPRATGTYIGLPFVRPDPLYERLDFQNEAQRRLGKTLSPPEVSQYWFAQGMAFIRENPTAFLRLTWTKFRLFFNNYEMPDNHNFYFHKKYSHVLNLLPVSFYLVGPFFFVGMVALFRERRFETNLLFYSQLAYIVSVLGFYVFSRYRMPVIPLFCLTAGYGTLSLLSNIKENKALSAGIKLGAAAIILVWVSIPVFEPFNFGHSYVDEAIAYELKNNPEKAVESYRQALEINPEYLRALERLGRLQLRLGAYGEAKKTYGKILEVRADSPEAKSVLFLISRKSGQ